The following proteins are encoded in a genomic region of Mycolicibacterium confluentis:
- a CDS encoding IclR family transcriptional regulator, protein MTRLTPALVRAFGILEMFIDDGGQGLTSAQIVEHTGLPRTTVHELLATMVATKYLRRDNANGIYQLGINAFRLGFAFADQFDLLKVGQRVTERVAARCNETVNFGVLDDDSIVYLCKVDSTFAVHTISKVGGRLPASCTAIGKVLLAALDDTELAKMLTRESLVSLTPNSITDPAEIMAQIRMIRQRGVAFEFGESNPDVTCVAAPVRDHRGKLIAALSVSVPYIRWKQRPEQEWVDLVTTGAREIGLELGSPS, encoded by the coding sequence ATGACACGACTGACACCGGCTCTCGTGCGCGCTTTCGGCATTCTCGAGATGTTCATCGACGATGGGGGACAGGGCCTGACGTCTGCGCAGATCGTGGAACACACGGGCCTGCCCCGCACCACCGTTCATGAGTTGCTGGCCACCATGGTCGCGACGAAGTATCTGCGACGCGACAACGCCAACGGGATCTATCAGCTGGGCATCAACGCGTTTCGGCTCGGCTTCGCCTTCGCCGATCAGTTTGACCTGCTCAAGGTTGGTCAGCGGGTGACGGAGCGAGTTGCTGCCCGCTGCAACGAGACCGTCAACTTCGGCGTGCTCGACGACGACAGCATCGTCTACCTCTGCAAGGTCGACAGCACCTTCGCCGTCCACACCATATCGAAGGTGGGCGGACGGCTGCCGGCGAGCTGCACGGCGATCGGAAAGGTGCTCCTGGCAGCACTCGACGACACCGAGCTGGCCAAGATGCTGACCCGGGAATCGCTCGTATCGCTGACCCCCAACAGCATCACCGATCCGGCGGAGATCATGGCCCAGATCCGGATGATCAGGCAGCGTGGTGTCGCGTTCGAGTTCGGTGAGTCCAATCCGGACGTCACCTGCGTGGCCGCGCCTGTGCGTGATCATCGGGGGAAGTTGATTGCCGCGCTGAGTGTCTCGGTGCCCTACATCCGCTGGAAGCAGCGACCCGAGCAGGAGTGGGTGGACCTGGTCACCACTGGGGCTCGCGAGATCGGGCTCGAGCTCGGATCCCCGAGCTGA
- a CDS encoding UxaA family hydrolase, whose translation MPTAQNVPTLIQLDPRDSVGLTRQHLPRGAVISTAAGELTLVSEVPRSHKVALRPIARGEEVRRYGQIIGFAAADIRAGEHVHLHNLEYQEFDREYEYCVDARPEEVLPASERATFRGYVRSDGRVGTRNYIGVLTTVNCSATAAKRIVGQIRQSGVLEEYPNIDGIVALTHGTGCGMAQVSQGMEILRRTMRGYLGHPNFGGFLVLGLGCEDNQISMLTRDVSLRADLPIAYSTIQELGGTAKTVQAGVAVLQGMFEQVNRAQRVTVPASELILGTNCGGSDAFSGITANPALGNAVDRLVRQGGAAIVGETPEIYGTEHMLVRRAASESVATKLLERIEWWRRYTEMNDGTMDNNPSPGNKDGGLTTILEKSLGAVAKGGTTTLREVLEYAEPVTSKGFIFMDTPGFDPVSVTGIIAGGANLVCFTTGRGSAFGCAPVPSLKLATNSELYARMTDDMDINCGGIADGTATVSEIGEQIFNEILRVASGTQTKSEEFGYGDEEFVPWLLGTVM comes from the coding sequence ATGCCCACGGCGCAGAACGTCCCCACTCTGATTCAACTCGATCCGCGTGACAGCGTCGGGCTCACTCGTCAGCATCTACCGCGGGGCGCGGTGATCTCCACTGCCGCAGGAGAACTCACGTTGGTCTCGGAGGTTCCCCGCAGTCACAAGGTCGCACTTCGCCCGATCGCCCGAGGCGAAGAGGTCCGACGGTACGGCCAGATCATCGGGTTTGCCGCCGCGGACATCCGAGCGGGCGAGCACGTGCATCTGCACAACCTCGAGTATCAGGAGTTCGATCGCGAATACGAATACTGCGTCGATGCACGGCCTGAAGAGGTGCTGCCCGCCAGTGAGCGTGCGACGTTCCGCGGCTACGTCCGCTCCGACGGGCGGGTCGGCACACGGAACTACATCGGCGTCCTCACCACGGTCAACTGTTCGGCCACCGCGGCCAAGCGGATCGTCGGACAGATCCGGCAGTCCGGCGTTCTCGAGGAGTACCCGAACATCGACGGGATCGTCGCCCTGACGCATGGCACGGGTTGCGGAATGGCTCAGGTCAGCCAGGGGATGGAGATCCTGAGGCGCACGATGCGAGGTTACCTGGGGCACCCTAACTTCGGTGGGTTCCTGGTGCTCGGGTTGGGGTGCGAGGACAACCAGATCAGCATGCTGACCCGGGATGTGTCTCTGCGCGCGGATCTCCCGATCGCCTACTCCACGATCCAGGAGTTGGGCGGTACGGCAAAGACTGTGCAGGCCGGAGTCGCGGTCCTGCAGGGCATGTTCGAGCAGGTCAACCGCGCCCAGAGGGTGACCGTCCCCGCATCGGAGCTCATCCTGGGCACCAACTGCGGTGGGTCCGACGCGTTCTCCGGCATCACGGCAAATCCTGCGCTGGGCAACGCCGTCGATCGGCTGGTCCGGCAGGGCGGCGCGGCGATTGTGGGCGAAACGCCGGAGATCTACGGCACCGAGCACATGTTGGTGCGACGGGCGGCGAGCGAAAGCGTGGCTACGAAGCTCCTCGAACGCATCGAGTGGTGGCGCCGCTACACCGAGATGAATGACGGAACCATGGACAACAATCCGTCGCCCGGGAACAAAGATGGTGGGCTCACGACGATTCTCGAGAAGTCCCTTGGCGCGGTGGCAAAAGGCGGGACGACGACGCTGCGTGAGGTTCTCGAGTACGCCGAACCGGTGACATCCAAGGGCTTCATCTTCATGGACACACCAGGATTCGACCCGGTGTCGGTGACAGGGATCATCGCCGGGGGCGCCAACCTGGTGTGCTTCACGACGGGGCGCGGGTCTGCGTTCGGATGCGCGCCGGTTCCGTCGCTGAAGCTGGCGACCAATTCTGAACTGTATGCCCGGATGACCGATGACATGGACATCAACTGCGGCGGAATCGCCGATGGCACCGCCACTGTGAGCGAGATCGGCGAGCAGATCTTCAACGAGATCCTGCGTGTCGCATCGGGCACCCAGACCAAGAGCGAAGAATTCGGTTACGGCGATGAGGAATTCGTGCCGTGGCTCCTCGGCACAGTGATGTGA
- a CDS encoding ABC transporter substrate-binding protein: protein MKAGVTPARVGLLIDYLGEQGGFDENILPTLQLVADDFRDREILDRPVEFVVRAVQGLPKGAFGAVRDAFHQLVDEDALVIFGPWVSENGVALRPFVEKVAQVPTRCPSWAECPRGTPQRRSSSPPAHHGGHSSWPGGWEVNSCSPEGFPATVHGPIYATAEGHVRPTAPG, encoded by the coding sequence GTGAAGGCAGGAGTGACCCCAGCTCGCGTCGGTCTGCTGATCGACTACCTCGGTGAGCAGGGCGGGTTCGACGAGAACATCCTCCCGACACTGCAACTCGTCGCCGATGACTTCCGCGACCGCGAAATCCTGGATCGTCCAGTCGAGTTCGTCGTCCGCGCGGTGCAGGGCCTGCCCAAAGGTGCTTTTGGGGCGGTCCGCGACGCATTCCACCAACTGGTCGATGAGGACGCCCTGGTGATCTTCGGGCCGTGGGTGTCGGAGAACGGTGTCGCACTGCGGCCCTTCGTCGAGAAGGTGGCCCAGGTTCCGACGCGCTGTCCGTCCTGGGCTGAATGCCCCCGCGGTACACCACAACGGCGTTCGAGTTCGCCGCCAGCTCACCATGGTGGTCACAGCAGCTGGCCGGGTGGGTGGGAAGTGAATTCCTGTTCGCCCGAAGGATTTCCGGCGACGGTTCACGGTCCAATCTACGCGACCGCCGAAGGGCACGTGCGACCGACCGCACCGGGATGA
- a CDS encoding DUF1918 domain-containing protein, producing the protein MRAKVGDWLVIKGTTIGRRDQRGLITEVHSADGSPPYVVRWLDNDHVATVFPGPDAVVVTDEEQEAADERARHRFGAVQSEISRDTTS; encoded by the coding sequence ATGAGGGCGAAGGTTGGCGACTGGCTGGTGATCAAGGGCACGACCATCGGCCGACGAGACCAGCGGGGTCTGATCACTGAGGTCCACTCCGCCGATGGTTCGCCACCGTATGTGGTGCGCTGGCTCGACAACGACCACGTGGCGACGGTGTTTCCCGGTCCAGACGCGGTCGTCGTCACCGATGAGGAGCAGGAGGCCGCCGATGAGCGGGCGCGCCATCGGTTCGGAGCGGTCCAGTCGGAGATCTCCCGCGACACGACTTCGTAG
- a CDS encoding MgtC/SapB family protein, whose product MTWQQIQPFLVALAIGLMLGLERERSHNRRLPAGSRSFALLSLVGAIAASFDQWAVVAGLAAVGAVLALAYARTSEDDPGTTTTIAGLAAYMLGALAFSRPALAVALAVVVAVLLVSKTRIHRFAREIISEVELEDAIKFLVVAFVILPLLPDQALGPYGVLNPAKVWLLVVLLTGIGWVGYIGVRALGPERGLLVTGMAGGFVSASATTASMGRLSRSSASLRAPLASALAASLATFVQLLLVIGVVDTDVLRRLWPPVAAGAAVLVIIVALVYRGGVRVQHDDAPGGEHSEAPPAGRPFALKPALVLAAVLTLALLIGRWGADVFGAKGTVLAATAAGLADAHAGAVAAASLAANGDITVDTALVAIGAALGSNLLVKTVLAFAAGGQRFGLSFLAGMVLPTVAFGATLATVLAM is encoded by the coding sequence GTGACCTGGCAGCAGATCCAGCCCTTCCTGGTCGCCCTGGCGATCGGTCTGATGCTCGGCCTGGAGCGCGAACGCAGTCACAACCGCAGGCTGCCCGCCGGATCGCGCTCCTTTGCGCTGCTGTCGCTCGTGGGCGCGATCGCCGCAAGCTTCGACCAGTGGGCCGTGGTGGCCGGGCTTGCCGCCGTGGGCGCGGTGCTGGCGCTTGCGTATGCCCGCACCAGCGAGGATGACCCGGGAACCACCACCACGATTGCGGGCCTTGCCGCCTACATGCTCGGTGCGCTCGCGTTCAGTCGCCCGGCGCTCGCCGTGGCCCTCGCCGTCGTCGTCGCGGTGCTGCTGGTGTCGAAGACCCGTATTCATCGCTTCGCCCGCGAGATCATCAGCGAGGTCGAACTCGAAGACGCCATCAAATTCCTGGTTGTGGCGTTCGTCATCCTGCCGCTGCTGCCGGATCAGGCTCTCGGCCCCTACGGTGTGCTCAACCCCGCCAAGGTGTGGCTGCTGGTGGTGCTGCTCACCGGCATCGGCTGGGTCGGCTACATCGGTGTGCGCGCCCTGGGCCCCGAACGCGGTCTGCTCGTCACCGGTATGGCCGGCGGGTTCGTCTCAGCGAGTGCCACGACGGCATCGATGGGTCGCCTGAGCCGTTCCAGCGCCAGTCTGCGGGCACCGCTGGCCAGCGCTCTGGCCGCCAGCCTCGCGACCTTTGTCCAACTGCTCCTGGTGATCGGAGTCGTCGACACCGATGTCCTTCGCCGGCTGTGGCCCCCCGTGGCAGCGGGCGCGGCAGTGCTGGTGATCATCGTCGCCCTGGTCTACCGGGGAGGCGTGCGGGTCCAGCACGACGACGCGCCCGGTGGTGAACACTCCGAGGCTCCGCCCGCGGGTCGCCCCTTCGCCCTGAAACCTGCCCTCGTCCTGGCGGCGGTGCTGACTTTGGCTCTACTCATCGGTCGCTGGGGAGCTGACGTGTTCGGCGCCAAGGGGACCGTGTTGGCGGCGACCGCTGCGGGCCTGGCCGACGCCCATGCCGGTGCCGTCGCGGCCGCCAGCCTCGCCGCCAACGGCGACATCACCGTCGACACCGCGTTGGTGGCGATCGGGGCGGCACTCGGGTCCAACCTGCTCGTCAAGACTGTGCTGGCCTTCGCCGCCGGTGGGCAACGGTTCGGCCTCAGCTTCCTGGCCGGGATGGTCCTGCCCACGGTCGCATTCGGCGCCACGTTGGCCACGGTCCTGGCGATGTGA
- a CDS encoding peroxidase-related enzyme (This protein belongs to a clade of uncharacterized proteins related to peroxidases such as the alkylhydroperoxidase AhpD.): MTATAERHDDVTSPPTTRISRLEVPEVEELKNPAVKGFFTRQEREEGLTSNWFRALSLNEDDLGRLNGYLLPLLGTDGRGGLTDREREVIATVVSGENRCAYCHTNHANKLGKVAGDWSFGQRVAIDHHQVAELTDRERALADLAIAVNNNPQSIRDEDFERLRRLGLDDHLILEGISIAAFIGATNRIGIALSVPPNPEYTGVPQH; the protein is encoded by the coding sequence ATGACCGCCACAGCCGAACGCCACGACGACGTCACCAGCCCGCCCACGACCAGGATTTCACGACTCGAGGTGCCCGAGGTCGAGGAACTGAAGAACCCCGCGGTGAAGGGATTCTTCACGCGCCAGGAGCGCGAGGAGGGCCTGACCTCCAACTGGTTCCGTGCCCTGTCGCTGAACGAGGACGATCTGGGCCGCCTCAACGGTTACCTGCTGCCACTGCTGGGCACCGACGGACGTGGTGGACTCACAGACCGCGAGCGTGAGGTGATCGCCACCGTGGTCTCCGGCGAGAACCGCTGCGCCTACTGCCACACCAACCACGCCAACAAGCTCGGCAAGGTCGCGGGGGACTGGTCCTTCGGTCAACGCGTGGCCATCGACCATCACCAGGTCGCCGAGCTGACCGACCGGGAGCGCGCGCTCGCGGACCTGGCGATCGCGGTGAACAACAATCCGCAGTCCATCCGCGACGAGGACTTCGAGCGTCTGCGCCGGTTGGGCCTGGACGATCACCTGATCTTGGAGGGCATCTCAATCGCGGCGTTCATCGGTGCCACCAACCGCATCGGGATCGCGTTGTCGGTGCCGCCGAACCCGGAGTACACGGGCGTGCCACAGCACTGA
- a CDS encoding TetR/AcrR family transcriptional regulator, translating into MPYVPSEERRQHFIDAARRIIQEEGLAKATTRRIADAAGAPLGSLHYCFRNKEELFEAVSQRFGDEGLAIAASNITPGMGAVKAAGEILRTLARWISETQNAQVGEFEFLSWAMRSEQNKEIPRRVYTRWVNGLRDIMQAASTGTDGDLDLDLLARAMLALTDGFNLQDRLLSESRITDNMEAIIAGLTAAIDHGAYRRSV; encoded by the coding sequence ATGCCCTACGTTCCCTCTGAGGAGCGGCGCCAGCACTTCATCGACGCTGCCAGAAGGATCATCCAAGAGGAGGGGCTGGCGAAGGCCACGACTCGGCGCATCGCCGATGCTGCGGGCGCCCCATTGGGCAGCCTCCACTACTGCTTCCGGAACAAAGAAGAACTCTTTGAAGCCGTCTCGCAGAGATTCGGCGACGAAGGTCTGGCCATTGCGGCCAGTAATATCACGCCGGGAATGGGCGCGGTCAAAGCGGCCGGCGAGATCCTGCGCACCCTGGCGCGCTGGATCAGCGAGACCCAGAACGCCCAAGTCGGCGAATTCGAATTCCTTTCCTGGGCGATGCGCTCCGAACAGAACAAGGAGATCCCCCGCCGCGTGTACACCCGCTGGGTGAACGGCCTGCGAGACATCATGCAGGCGGCGTCCACCGGCACCGACGGTGATCTCGACCTGGACCTGCTGGCGCGGGCGATGCTGGCGCTCACCGACGGGTTCAACCTGCAGGACCGCCTGCTGAGTGAGTCGCGGATCACCGACAACATGGAGGCGATCATCGCCGGTCTCACGGCCGCCATCGATCATGGCGCCTACCGGCGGTCGGTCTGA
- a CDS encoding MBL fold metallo-hydrolase: MAHPDLQQMASGLYRLRIPDSRAHLLNTYLWVGDAEVTLVDSGWPDSAGLIADALSALGRGRQDVARLVLTHFHEDHTGSAAEIASWGDVEVVAGGPDVTYIQGVERGPLPVLTAAERTLHPDFTDPSHGPPCRVDRAVDDGDVLAFAGGAKVLGIPGHTPGSIGLYLPEADAVLAGDAVAEFHGQVILGVFNVDRARARDALSTLAATGAAVAGFGHGEAVLAYASQRIASATDPFAA, from the coding sequence ATGGCGCATCCCGATCTGCAGCAGATGGCCTCAGGTCTGTACCGGCTTCGCATTCCCGATAGCCGCGCGCACCTGCTGAACACCTACCTGTGGGTCGGCGACGCCGAGGTCACGCTCGTCGACAGCGGCTGGCCCGACAGCGCAGGCCTGATCGCCGACGCGTTGTCGGCACTGGGGCGCGGGCGCCAGGATGTCGCCAGGCTGGTGCTGACCCATTTCCACGAGGACCACACCGGATCGGCGGCCGAGATCGCTTCGTGGGGGGACGTCGAGGTGGTGGCCGGCGGTCCCGACGTCACCTATATACAGGGCGTCGAGCGCGGCCCGTTGCCCGTACTGACTGCTGCGGAGCGAACACTGCACCCAGATTTCACCGACCCCTCACACGGCCCGCCCTGTCGGGTGGATCGCGCGGTCGACGACGGCGACGTACTCGCCTTCGCCGGTGGGGCGAAAGTGCTCGGCATTCCGGGACATACGCCGGGCAGTATCGGCCTGTATCTTCCCGAGGCCGATGCCGTTCTGGCCGGTGATGCCGTGGCGGAGTTCCACGGGCAGGTGATCCTCGGGGTGTTCAACGTCGATCGAGCGCGGGCACGCGATGCGTTGTCCACACTCGCCGCGACTGGGGCTGCGGTCGCCGGCTTCGGCCACGGCGAAGCCGTCTTGGCCTACGCGTCACAGCGAATCGCCAGCGCGACAGACCCTTTCGCGGCCTGA
- a CDS encoding SLC13 family permease, with product MTTQEPVAKTDVDKSLLGSATYRSLGEQRLTPKEERFEKARRTVGLFLAPVVTVAFLLVPLDIPPQQQSLAGVLLGVIVLWVSEAVPIPIGGLLGVAVVVFLGVAPADDVLAPFGSSTIFTFIGAFILAQAMLKHGLARRFAFRVLALPRAGSSTTGVILSFGAITCLLSAFVSNTATVAMLLPTALGILGVIAKLLQKQGKVEPDFDPLRLKVGAAIMLMLAYAASVGGLLTPVGSPPNLIGRGLIEEATGERISFGQWMVMAAPICLVMFLVLAFVLIKLNKPEIKNIEGVGDYVVREREEMGRLSRAEKNTLVAFGITVSLWILPGIVALVAGNDSDVYKTVSERLDEGTVAVFGAALLFLLPTDWEQREFTLRWRDAAGIDWGTIVLFGTGIIFGSLLADTGLAETIGTSVSDALGLSSVVAITVFAVLLAIVVSETTSNTASAAVVVPIVIPVAVAASVNPFVPALAATFAASFGFMLPVSTPQNAIVYGSGAVPITTMIRSGITFDIAGAILIIAFLPLMIALIGLGG from the coding sequence GTGACCACGCAGGAACCGGTCGCCAAGACCGACGTCGACAAGTCGCTGCTGGGCAGCGCCACCTACCGCAGCCTCGGCGAACAACGGCTGACCCCCAAGGAGGAACGCTTCGAAAAGGCCCGTCGCACCGTCGGACTCTTCCTTGCTCCCGTGGTGACGGTCGCATTTCTCCTTGTCCCACTGGACATCCCACCGCAGCAGCAGAGCCTCGCCGGAGTCCTGCTCGGCGTGATCGTGCTGTGGGTCAGCGAAGCGGTGCCCATCCCCATCGGTGGCCTCCTCGGGGTGGCCGTCGTGGTGTTCCTGGGCGTCGCCCCCGCCGATGACGTCCTCGCGCCTTTCGGCTCTTCCACGATCTTCACGTTCATCGGCGCGTTCATCCTCGCCCAGGCCATGCTCAAACACGGCCTGGCACGACGGTTCGCGTTCCGCGTCCTGGCTCTGCCCCGCGCCGGCAGCTCCACCACGGGCGTCATCCTGTCCTTCGGTGCGATCACCTGCCTGCTGTCCGCGTTCGTCTCCAACACCGCCACCGTGGCGATGCTGCTGCCGACGGCACTCGGCATTCTCGGCGTCATCGCCAAACTGCTGCAGAAACAGGGCAAGGTCGAACCCGACTTCGACCCTCTGCGCCTGAAGGTCGGGGCCGCAATCATGTTGATGCTGGCCTACGCCGCCAGCGTCGGCGGCCTGCTTACGCCGGTCGGAAGCCCGCCCAACCTCATCGGTCGCGGCCTGATCGAGGAGGCCACCGGTGAGCGCATCAGCTTCGGCCAGTGGATGGTCATGGCCGCCCCCATCTGCCTGGTCATGTTCCTCGTCCTGGCGTTCGTGCTGATCAAGCTGAACAAGCCGGAGATCAAGAACATCGAGGGTGTCGGCGACTACGTCGTCCGGGAACGGGAGGAGATGGGCAGACTCTCGCGGGCAGAGAAGAACACCCTCGTCGCATTCGGGATCACGGTGTCACTGTGGATACTCCCCGGCATCGTCGCCCTGGTCGCGGGCAACGATTCAGACGTCTACAAGACCGTCAGCGAACGCCTCGACGAGGGCACCGTGGCGGTGTTCGGTGCGGCCCTGCTGTTCCTTCTTCCCACCGACTGGGAGCAGCGGGAATTCACCCTGCGGTGGCGCGATGCAGCCGGGATCGATTGGGGCACCATCGTTCTGTTCGGCACGGGAATCATCTTCGGGTCGCTGCTGGCCGACACCGGACTGGCCGAGACGATCGGCACGTCGGTCTCGGATGCACTGGGCCTGTCGAGCGTCGTTGCGATCACGGTGTTCGCGGTGCTGCTGGCCATCGTGGTGTCCGAGACGACCAGCAACACCGCATCGGCCGCGGTCGTGGTGCCGATCGTGATCCCGGTGGCGGTCGCCGCGAGTGTCAATCCGTTTGTGCCCGCACTCGCCGCGACCTTCGCGGCGTCGTTCGGTTTCATGCTCCCTGTCTCGACTCCACAGAACGCGATCGTCTACGGATCGGGCGCGGTGCCGATCACCACGATGATTCGGTCAGGGATCACCTTCGACATCGCCGGAGCGATCCTGATCATCGCGTTCCTCCCCTTGATGATCGCGTTGATCGGGCTGGGTGGCTGA
- a CDS encoding sigma-70 family RNA polymerase sigma factor, with amino-acid sequence MSRTEPPHRQSADRFTRDAVPLLDRLYASALRMTRNPADAEDLVQETMLKSYAAFESFREGTNLIAWLYRIMTNAYISGYRRRQRQPALIVTDEVADWQLAASFEHSPVVPKTLRSAEVQALEALSNAEIREALHRLPAQFRMAVHYVDLEGCSYREVAEIMGIPVGTVMSRLHRGRTRLRILLADLARERGFIPDAAEGRRSA; translated from the coding sequence ATGAGCCGCACGGAGCCACCCCACCGCCAGTCGGCCGACCGGTTCACCCGCGACGCCGTACCGCTGCTCGATCGCCTGTACGCCAGCGCGCTGCGGATGACACGCAATCCAGCCGATGCCGAGGATCTGGTCCAGGAGACGATGCTCAAGAGCTACGCCGCCTTCGAGTCGTTCCGGGAGGGCACGAATCTGATCGCCTGGTTGTACCGGATCATGACGAACGCCTACATCAGCGGGTATCGCCGGAGGCAGCGTCAGCCGGCGCTCATCGTCACCGACGAGGTCGCCGACTGGCAGTTGGCGGCCTCCTTCGAGCATTCGCCGGTGGTTCCGAAGACGCTGCGTTCCGCCGAAGTCCAAGCTCTTGAGGCGCTTTCGAACGCCGAGATCCGAGAAGCTCTGCACAGACTGCCTGCGCAGTTCCGGATGGCGGTGCACTACGTCGACCTCGAAGGGTGCTCGTATCGCGAGGTCGCCGAGATCATGGGCATTCCGGTCGGCACGGTCATGTCACGACTGCACCGCGGCCGGACTCGACTGCGCATACTGCTCGCCGATCTCGCCCGCGAGCGCGGGTTCATCCCGGACGCCGCCGAGGGACGACGCAGCGCGTGA